One part of the Dermacentor andersoni chromosome 2, qqDerAnde1_hic_scaffold, whole genome shotgun sequence genome encodes these proteins:
- the LOC126540205 gene encoding uncharacterized protein, translating into MNLVCSAVLRFPACADTWVNILKKVSLAMAVSTQVKEDFLNDHRPGLVISHDELQLRVLGNCIWHLLDICATVWAGTQCHAVQLQWKNQCATVKSFLYAVAASGMYLSWRRSHSSLRSGAARMKQGIKFRKRDEPLVCRQCPYQTWHKSNFVRHKRIHTGEKPYACHLCPMAFSDCSSYNRHVRSHSSYL; encoded by the exons ATGAACCTCGTCTGCTCAGCGGTTCTGAGATTTCCTGCCTGTGCTGACACGTGGGTGAATATCTTGAAGAAGGTCAGCCTTGCCATGGCAGTCAGCACTCAAGTGAAAGAAGACTTTTTGA ACGACCATCGACCGGGATTGGTGATTTCTCACGATGAACTGCAGCTGCGTGTTTTAGGCAACTGTATCTGGCACTTGCTGGATATCTGTGCTACAGTATG ggCTGGCACGCAATGCCATGCTGTGCAGCTTCAATGGAAAAACCAATGTGCCACTGTGAAAAGCTTTTTGT ATGCTGTGGCAGCGAGCGGTATGTACCTTTCCTGGAGGCGTTCCCATTCGAGCTTGCGTAGTGGTGCTGCCAGAATGAAGCAGGGAATCAAGTTCCGGAAGAGAGACGAGCCACTCGTGTGCCGCCAATGCCCATACCAGACATGGCACAAGTCCAATTTTGTGCGACACAAGCGGATTCACACGGGAGAAAAGCCATACGCATGTCACCTGTGCCCGATGGCGTTTTCTGACTGCAGCTCCTATAATCGGCATGTTCGGAGCCATTCCTCATATTTATAG